The DNA sequence GCAGGTAGGGCCGGGCTGCGGCCAGCACGGCGTCGAAGGTCCGCCGGTCGAGGGCGGCCCCCTCGCGACGGATGCTGCCGGGGTCGAGGTGCAGCACCCGGTTGAGCCGTACCTCGCTCGGTCGCCGCTGACCGTCCCAGCTGCCGCTGCCGACGTCCATCCACAGCCTGCCCTGGCGAGCCTCCTGGGCGGCGTCCCGATCGTGGTCCTTGCTGGTCAGCTGCAGCCCGAGCAGCGTGGTCCC is a window from the Microlunatus panaciterrae genome containing:
- a CDS encoding type II toxin-antitoxin system PemK/MazF family toxin, which produces MGSSLGSRLRSWLAGRRRPTLPPAGGARRNPTQRTGQRLSYEPRLDGRPDPGEVVWAWVPYEDDPTQGKDRPVLLVGRAGTTLLGLQLTSKDHDRDAAQEARQGRLWMDVGSGSWDGQRRPSEVRLNRVLHLDPGSIRREGAALDRRTFDAVLAAARPYLHA